In one window of Nakamurella sp. PAMC28650 DNA:
- a CDS encoding MFS transporter gives MLAAMLNSSILLISLPAIFAGLGLNPLAPENISYLLWMLMGYMLVTAVLVVTFGRLGDQYGRAKLFNLGFAIFTVGSIACALVPNTGSTGALELISLRVLQGIGGAMLTANSTAIITDAFPSDRRGFALGVNQVAGLAGSFFGLVIGGLLSEWNWRAVFWVSVPIGIWGTWTGYRRLHDKPRSTKVHQRIDWWGNITFGLGLIGVLVAITYGLQPYGKHNMGWSSPMVLTGMILGIALLVVFVIIENKVHDPMINLKLFKIRAFTAGNIVNFASAMARGGLQFILIIWLQGIWLPLHGYAFADAPLWAGIYMLPLTIGFLIAGPVSGALSDRFGARAFATGGLILTTLTFVGLMMIPADFNYVMFAALLALNGIGSGLLAAPNAAAIMNSVPSSQRGAASGVRATGMNAGMVLSMGGFFTLMAIGLASRLPSSMYAGLTALGVNSDAAQTISQTPPVGTLFAAFLGDNPITQLMGSVDPSQLRPGNGADVATLTGQSFFPHLISDAFHHGLVVAFSASIILLLIAIVASALRGKHFVNGDQGEDPDRPHHESTLEALAREGAAVDYPNTPEADTEYEKALASKGTTRA, from the coding sequence ATGCTCGCCGCCATGCTCAATTCGTCGATCCTGCTGATCTCGCTACCGGCCATCTTCGCCGGTCTCGGGCTCAATCCGCTGGCACCGGAGAACATCAGCTATCTGCTGTGGATGCTGATGGGTTACATGCTCGTCACCGCCGTGCTGGTGGTCACCTTCGGCCGGCTCGGGGACCAGTACGGCCGCGCGAAGCTCTTCAACCTCGGGTTCGCGATCTTCACCGTCGGGTCGATCGCCTGCGCCCTGGTGCCCAACACCGGGTCGACCGGCGCCCTGGAACTGATTTCGCTCCGCGTCCTGCAGGGCATCGGCGGGGCGATGCTGACGGCGAATTCGACTGCGATCATCACCGACGCCTTCCCCTCGGACCGGCGCGGGTTCGCGCTCGGCGTCAACCAGGTCGCCGGTCTGGCCGGGTCGTTCTTCGGCCTGGTGATCGGTGGTCTGCTGTCGGAATGGAACTGGCGCGCCGTCTTCTGGGTGAGCGTCCCGATCGGTATCTGGGGCACCTGGACCGGGTACCGCAGGCTGCACGACAAGCCGCGCAGCACCAAGGTCCACCAGCGCATCGACTGGTGGGGCAACATCACCTTCGGGCTGGGCCTGATCGGCGTCCTGGTCGCCATCACCTACGGTCTGCAGCCCTACGGAAAGCACAACATGGGCTGGAGCAGCCCGATGGTGCTGACCGGGATGATCCTCGGGATCGCCCTGCTGGTCGTCTTCGTGATCATCGAGAACAAGGTCCACGACCCGATGATCAACCTGAAGCTGTTCAAGATCCGTGCCTTCACCGCCGGCAACATCGTCAACTTCGCCTCGGCCATGGCGCGCGGCGGGTTGCAGTTCATCCTGATCATCTGGCTCCAGGGCATCTGGCTCCCGCTGCACGGCTACGCCTTCGCCGACGCGCCGTTGTGGGCCGGCATCTACATGCTGCCGCTGACCATCGGGTTCCTGATCGCCGGTCCGGTCTCCGGCGCCCTGTCCGACCGCTTCGGTGCGAGGGCTTTCGCCACCGGCGGCCTGATCCTGACGACCCTGACGTTCGTCGGGCTGATGATGATCCCGGCCGACTTCAACTACGTCATGTTCGCCGCCCTCCTGGCGCTCAACGGCATCGGCTCCGGCCTGCTCGCGGCCCCGAACGCCGCTGCCATCATGAACTCGGTGCCCTCCTCGCAGCGCGGTGCCGCCTCCGGTGTCCGGGCGACCGGGATGAACGCCGGCATGGTCCTGTCGATGGGCGGCTTCTTCACGCTGATGGCGATCGGGTTGGCCAGCCGGCTGCCGAGTTCCATGTACGCCGGCCTGACGGCCCTTGGCGTCAACTCCGATGCGGCGCAAACGATCTCCCAGACGCCGCCCGTCGGCACCCTGTTCGCCGCCTTCCTCGGCGACAACCCGATCACTCAGCTGATGGGCTCGGTGGACCCGTCGCAGCTGCGGCCGGGCAACGGCGCCGACGTGGCCACCCTGACCGGACAGTCCTTCTTCCCGCACCTGATCTCGGACGCGTTCCACCACGGGCTGGTGGTGGCCTTCAGCGCCTCCATCATCCTGCTGCTGATCGCGATCGTGGCGTCGGCCCTGCGGGGCAAGCATTTCGTGAACGGCGATCAGGGCGAGGACCCGGACCGCCCGCACCACGAGAGCACCCTGGAGGCCCTCGCCCGCGAGGGTGCCGCGGTCGACTACCCGAACACCCCCGAAGCCGACACCGAATACGAGAAGGCACTGGCCTCCAAAGGAACGACGAGGGCCTGA
- the ddaH gene encoding dimethylargininase: protein MQFEDAPEPARRALVRRPSPLLADGLVTHIERSPIDLELAGRQWQGYVDALTGSGWQTVEVSPAPDCPDSVFVEDTVVMFDGSAVITNPGADARKPETDGTAKVLGDLGYPVHRMTQGSLDGGDVLKVGRVVYVGRGGRTDAAGIAEFRSILEPLGATVIAVPLTKVLHLKSAVTALPDGTVIGYPPLVDDPGFFPHFRPMPEEAGAHVVDLGRGHLLMASSAPRSAEMIADLGYTPVLVDITQFEKMEGCVTCLSVRLRHQPSMG, encoded by the coding sequence ATGCAGTTCGAAGACGCGCCGGAGCCGGCGCGGCGCGCACTGGTCCGCCGTCCGTCCCCGCTGCTGGCCGACGGGTTGGTCACCCACATCGAGCGCTCGCCGATCGACCTCGAGCTGGCGGGCCGGCAGTGGCAGGGTTACGTCGACGCGCTGACCGGCAGCGGCTGGCAGACGGTCGAGGTGTCACCCGCGCCGGACTGCCCGGACTCGGTGTTCGTCGAGGACACCGTGGTGATGTTCGACGGATCGGCGGTGATCACCAATCCTGGCGCAGATGCCCGCAAGCCGGAGACCGACGGGACGGCGAAGGTACTGGGCGATCTGGGCTACCCGGTGCACCGGATGACGCAGGGTTCGCTCGACGGCGGAGACGTCCTGAAGGTCGGCAGGGTGGTCTACGTCGGGCGCGGTGGCCGGACCGACGCCGCCGGTATCGCCGAGTTCCGTTCGATCCTGGAGCCGTTGGGCGCCACGGTGATCGCGGTTCCGCTGACGAAGGTCCTGCACCTCAAGTCGGCGGTGACGGCGCTGCCGGACGGCACGGTCATCGGTTACCCGCCGCTGGTCGACGACCCGGGGTTCTTCCCGCACTTCCGGCCGATGCCGGAGGAGGCGGGTGCACACGTCGTCGACCTCGGTCGTGGCCACCTGCTGATGGCCTCGTCGGCTCCACGCTCGGCCGAGATGATCGCCGATCTGGGCTACACGCCCGTCCTGGTCGACATCACCCAGTTCGAGAAGATGGAGGGCTGCGTCACCTGTCTTTCGGTACGGCTGCGACATCAGCCGTCGATGGGCTGA
- the dhaM gene encoding dihydroxyacetone kinase phosphoryl donor subunit DhaM, which produces MTVGLILVSHSADLARGTAELARQMAPSVVIAAAGGTDEGGIGTSFDLINDAIGTADTGDGAVLLYDLGSAVLTAETALEFLDPDAARRIRIVDAPLVEGAVAAAVTAQGGAGLDAVASSASTAGLPAGDAFASPPTVAAVEETIADDHRHESVRATVSVVNPLGLHARPVAALIRSLVGLDVLVTLGRPDAPAVDLRAVLRVVALALRGGDQVEVVATGHDAAAAAAKVTALITGGFGETPDLPRRIAPAAMGAAPARMGNAPTGFRSISHPAPAIVDAVLAAVPGAPGLAIGPLVRLDRAPRQLAGAASPRGADLDAGREGARLDLAIASAAGRLLAGNQFEVAHAVLLADPELRAAAQPAISNGSSDAAAAWWDAVGLTADRLAGDPDELVASRAVDVREAGAAVLAELGVVVDRIPAKLDGAVVFADDLGPGEVPVLLERGAVGVVLSRSSTTAHAVIVARGLGLPMILRAGDEIGRLAAGTELVLDGDSGTVTVSPDHRTAEAIRGRIIDLARAAQLRTEAARGPVYAPDGRQIMVVANIGSLADAKAAVESGADGVGLLRTELLVLDRENYPDEDTQIADLTAIFEVLQDRPIVVRVLDAGGDKPVTALDLDPVHNGFLGVRGLRYLLAHPDVLQVQLRAIFRAAVGHHVSVMAPMVSVASEVLAFREAVRAALESLVADGLPHRPPDQIGVMIEVPAAALAADEICAVCDFVSIGSNDLTSYTMAADRTETGVADLLDPSSTAVQRLLDQLCRFAVASGTPVAVCGEIAGMTEHVLGLVARGVHELSVAPVRVPIIKELLREHAR; this is translated from the coding sequence ATGACGGTCGGGCTGATTCTGGTCTCCCACAGCGCCGATCTGGCCCGGGGAACTGCGGAACTGGCTCGGCAGATGGCGCCGTCGGTGGTGATCGCGGCGGCCGGTGGGACCGACGAAGGCGGAATCGGGACGTCCTTCGATCTCATCAACGACGCCATCGGTACGGCTGACACCGGTGACGGAGCCGTGCTGCTCTACGACCTCGGCAGCGCGGTGTTGACCGCCGAGACCGCGCTGGAATTCCTGGATCCCGATGCGGCACGACGGATCCGGATCGTCGACGCCCCGCTGGTGGAAGGTGCGGTCGCGGCCGCCGTCACGGCCCAGGGCGGCGCCGGCCTGGACGCCGTGGCCTCCTCGGCGTCGACGGCCGGGCTGCCGGCCGGTGATGCGTTCGCGAGTCCTCCGACGGTGGCAGCGGTGGAGGAGACGATTGCTGACGATCACCGCCACGAGTCCGTCCGGGCCACCGTCTCGGTCGTCAACCCGCTCGGCCTGCATGCCCGCCCGGTGGCGGCGTTGATCAGATCCCTGGTGGGACTGGACGTCCTGGTCACTCTCGGCCGACCGGATGCGCCGGCGGTCGACCTGCGTGCCGTACTGCGCGTGGTCGCCCTCGCCCTCCGCGGCGGCGACCAGGTCGAGGTGGTCGCCACCGGCCACGACGCCGCCGCGGCGGCGGCCAAGGTCACCGCTCTGATCACCGGTGGTTTCGGTGAGACGCCGGATCTGCCGCGACGGATCGCGCCGGCCGCGATGGGTGCCGCCCCGGCCAGGATGGGCAACGCGCCCACCGGATTTCGATCGATCTCCCATCCGGCGCCGGCGATCGTCGACGCGGTACTGGCCGCCGTACCGGGTGCGCCGGGCCTGGCCATCGGCCCTCTGGTGCGGCTCGATCGGGCGCCACGGCAACTTGCCGGCGCGGCCTCGCCGCGTGGCGCCGACCTCGATGCCGGGCGGGAGGGTGCCCGTCTCGATCTGGCGATCGCTTCGGCGGCGGGGCGGCTGTTGGCCGGCAACCAGTTCGAGGTCGCTCATGCGGTGCTGCTCGCCGATCCGGAACTGCGGGCTGCGGCCCAACCGGCGATCTCGAACGGGTCCTCCGATGCGGCCGCGGCCTGGTGGGATGCGGTGGGGCTGACGGCAGATCGACTCGCCGGCGACCCGGACGAGCTGGTCGCCTCGCGGGCCGTCGACGTCCGTGAGGCCGGGGCGGCAGTGCTTGCCGAACTGGGTGTCGTCGTGGATCGCATCCCAGCAAAGCTGGACGGCGCGGTGGTGTTCGCCGACGATCTGGGGCCGGGCGAGGTACCGGTGCTGCTCGAGCGCGGCGCCGTCGGCGTGGTGCTGTCGCGGAGTTCGACCACGGCGCACGCGGTGATCGTCGCGCGCGGGCTCGGTCTGCCGATGATCCTGCGGGCCGGTGACGAGATCGGACGGCTCGCCGCGGGGACGGAACTGGTGCTGGACGGGGACTCCGGGACGGTGACCGTCTCGCCCGATCACCGGACGGCCGAGGCGATCCGGGGACGCATCATCGACCTGGCCCGGGCTGCGCAACTGCGGACCGAGGCGGCCAGGGGACCGGTCTACGCCCCCGACGGGCGTCAGATCATGGTGGTGGCGAACATCGGTTCGCTGGCCGATGCGAAGGCCGCGGTCGAGTCGGGCGCGGACGGGGTCGGTCTGCTGCGCACCGAACTGCTGGTCCTGGACCGGGAGAACTATCCGGACGAGGACACCCAGATCGCTGATCTGACGGCGATCTTCGAGGTGCTCCAGGACCGGCCGATCGTGGTGCGCGTGCTGGACGCGGGCGGTGACAAGCCGGTCACCGCATTGGATCTCGATCCGGTGCACAACGGATTTCTCGGCGTGCGGGGGTTGCGCTACCTCCTGGCGCACCCTGACGTCCTGCAGGTGCAGCTGCGTGCGATCTTCCGCGCCGCGGTCGGTCACCACGTCTCGGTGATGGCGCCGATGGTGTCGGTGGCCTCCGAGGTGCTGGCCTTCCGCGAAGCGGTGCGCGCCGCCCTGGAATCGCTGGTGGCCGACGGTCTGCCCCACCGGCCCCCGGACCAGATCGGCGTGATGATCGAGGTACCCGCAGCGGCGCTGGCGGCCGACGAGATCTGTGCCGTCTGCGATTTCGTATCGATCGGCTCCAACGACCTGACGAGCTACACGATGGCCGCGGACCGGACCGAGACCGGCGTGGCGGACCTGCTGGACCCCTCGTCCACAGCGGTCCAGCGACTGTTGGACCAGCTCTGCAGGTTTGCGGTCGCCTCCGGGACGCCGGTCGCCGTGTGCGGCGAGATCGCCGGCATGACCGAGCATGTGCTCGGTCTCGTCGCTCGCGGTGTGCACGAACTCTCGGTCGCGCCGGTCCGTGTCCCGATCATCAAGGAACTCCTGCGCGAACATGCGCGGTAG
- a CDS encoding EamA family transporter: MPGGVVAVVLAAAVLHVLWNTLVKISEDGYLATVLIAGGGALLCAAALPMLPAINGAAWINVLGSVVAQTIYYPLVAAAYRAGDMSQTYPLMRGTAPLLVAVVSGPVIGEHLTGPEWIGVGLICCGIWGIGAGGLVGRSAAPRTVGRRFRVPKPIRLALINAVVIATYTLIDGAGARASGAPATYTAWIFLFTALPMVTWTLIRRPRVLMGAVSKQWWVGIGGGVANVGAYGLVLWAMTRAPVAAVAALRETSILFATVTSVLILKEKADRYRIGAAVVIATGAIVLRLA, from the coding sequence GTGCCCGGCGGCGTAGTCGCCGTCGTGCTGGCCGCAGCGGTGCTGCACGTCCTGTGGAACACCCTCGTCAAGATCTCCGAGGACGGCTACCTGGCCACGGTGCTGATCGCCGGCGGCGGCGCCCTGCTGTGTGCCGCCGCACTACCGATGCTGCCGGCGATCAACGGCGCCGCCTGGATCAACGTCCTCGGATCCGTGGTGGCCCAGACCATCTACTACCCGCTGGTCGCGGCCGCCTACCGGGCCGGTGACATGAGTCAGACCTACCCGCTGATGCGGGGCACCGCGCCCCTCCTGGTCGCCGTCGTCAGTGGGCCCGTCATCGGGGAGCACCTGACCGGACCGGAATGGATCGGCGTCGGTCTGATCTGTTGCGGCATCTGGGGTATCGGGGCCGGTGGCCTGGTCGGGCGGTCGGCGGCACCGAGGACGGTCGGGCGTCGGTTCCGGGTGCCGAAGCCGATTCGACTGGCGCTGATCAATGCGGTGGTGATCGCGACCTACACGTTGATCGACGGCGCCGGGGCAAGAGCGTCCGGAGCACCTGCGACCTACACCGCGTGGATCTTCCTGTTCACCGCCCTGCCGATGGTGACCTGGACCCTGATCCGTCGTCCGCGCGTGCTGATGGGTGCGGTGAGCAAGCAGTGGTGGGTCGGGATCGGCGGCGGTGTCGCCAATGTCGGCGCCTACGGGTTGGTGCTCTGGGCGATGACCAGGGCCCCGGTGGCGGCGGTGGCGGCCCTGCGGGAGACCTCCATCCTGTTCGCCACCGTGACGTCGGTGCTCATCCTGAAGGAGAAGGCCGACCGGTACCGGATCGGCGCCGCGGTGGTGATCGCGACCGGGGCGATCGTGTTGCGGTTGGCCTAA
- a CDS encoding pyridoxamine 5'-phosphate oxidase family protein: MGKVFDGIDQQLATWLTAQPMFIVGTAPLEGDGLINVSPKGMAGTFAVLDEHTVAYLDVTGSGVETIAHLQQNGRIVLMFTAFDGRPNIVRLHGTGEVVLPGDPRFADLIPRFTVHPGVRSVIVVAVHRVSDSCGYAVPRMTYVQDRDVLDLWNANKGEDGLAEYRRKKNSASLDGLPGLV; encoded by the coding sequence ATGGGAAAGGTCTTCGACGGAATCGATCAACAACTGGCGACATGGTTGACGGCGCAGCCGATGTTCATCGTCGGGACGGCGCCGCTGGAAGGCGACGGGCTCATCAACGTCTCGCCCAAGGGCATGGCCGGCACCTTCGCGGTGCTGGACGAACACACCGTCGCCTACCTCGACGTCACCGGCAGCGGTGTGGAGACGATCGCACACCTCCAGCAGAACGGCCGCATCGTCCTGATGTTCACGGCTTTCGACGGGCGCCCCAACATCGTGCGCCTGCACGGAACCGGTGAGGTGGTCCTGCCCGGCGATCCGCGTTTCGCCGACCTGATTCCCCGGTTCACCGTGCATCCCGGTGTCCGATCGGTGATCGTGGTTGCGGTGCATCGGGTCTCGGATTCGTGTGGCTACGCCGTCCCACGCATGACGTACGTCCAGGATCGCGACGTACTGGACCTGTGGAACGCGAACAAGGGCGAGGACGGACTTGCCGAATACCGCCGGAAGAAGAACTCCGCGAGCCTCGACGGACTTCCCGGCCTGGTCTGA
- a CDS encoding ketopantoate reductase family protein, with product MRYIVIGAGAVGGSIGAALFAAGRDVVLVARGAHHDAIAAGGLTFRTPRGTEHLHIPVVAGPDELTLTPDDVLVLGVKVQDSIAALETWGPVPVNGGGTADTDLPLFCAQNGVEGERIALRRFARVYGVTVMLPATYLAPGEIAAVGDPLIGVLTVGRYPNGSDLLVDAVCADLEAAGIGGRPTEAVMRWKYTKLLANLGNAVEAITGPVESGAATDLVSRARAEGLAVLAAAGIDHAGPDEDAGARTRLITREIPGQPRGGGSTWQSLTRGTGRVEADYLAGEVVLLGRLHAVPTPVNATLCRVADDFARRGVRPGSMTVPELLALIE from the coding sequence ATGAGATACATCGTGATCGGCGCGGGGGCCGTCGGAGGCTCCATCGGTGCGGCGCTCTTCGCCGCCGGCCGAGACGTGGTGCTGGTCGCACGTGGAGCCCACCACGATGCGATCGCCGCCGGCGGTCTCACCTTTCGCACGCCGAGAGGGACTGAGCACCTGCACATCCCGGTCGTCGCCGGGCCGGACGAGCTGACGCTGACCCCGGACGACGTCCTCGTCCTGGGCGTGAAGGTGCAGGACAGCATCGCCGCGCTCGAGACCTGGGGTCCCGTGCCGGTCAACGGCGGTGGCACCGCGGACACCGACCTTCCGTTGTTCTGCGCCCAGAACGGTGTCGAGGGCGAGCGGATCGCACTGCGTCGTTTCGCCAGGGTCTACGGCGTCACCGTGATGCTGCCGGCCACCTACCTTGCTCCGGGCGAGATCGCCGCCGTTGGTGACCCTTTGATCGGGGTGTTGACGGTCGGGCGTTACCCGAACGGTTCGGACCTGCTCGTGGACGCGGTCTGCGCCGATCTGGAGGCCGCCGGGATCGGCGGCCGGCCCACCGAGGCGGTGATGCGCTGGAAGTACACCAAGCTGCTGGCCAACCTGGGCAATGCCGTCGAGGCGATCACCGGTCCGGTCGAGTCCGGGGCCGCGACGGATCTGGTGTCGCGCGCACGGGCCGAGGGGCTGGCGGTGCTGGCTGCGGCCGGTATCGATCACGCCGGACCGGACGAGGACGCCGGAGCGCGGACCCGGCTGATCACCCGCGAGATCCCCGGACAGCCGCGAGGTGGCGGTTCCACCTGGCAGAGCCTGACCCGCGGCACCGGCCGGGTGGAGGCCGACTACCTCGCCGGCGAGGTGGTTCTTCTCGGCAGGCTGCACGCGGTGCCGACCCCGGTGAACGCGACGCTGTGCCGGGTCGCCGACGATTTCGCGCGCCGTGGCGTGCGCCCGGGATCGATGACGGTCCCGGAGCTTCTCGCGTTGATCGAGTAA
- a CDS encoding type II secretion system F family protein: MGAFVGLMLGIGVLLVWQGFTPAPKKVRTHARLNRMREELAQAGLTGITPHELIGLQVLSAVLVALVGLILTRSLSVSVIFAVFASAVPRLLVTRLRHRRQSDLRELWPEVVDNLTSGVRAGLSLPEALSAIGIRGPEPLREPFRHFGTDYRTTGRFNESLDRLKVALADPVGDRVCESMRVAREVGGTDLGRLLTTLSSFLRDDARTRSELIARQSWSVNAARMAVCAPWLVLVLLATQQETLTAYDTPTGTLILVIGAVLSLIAYRLMIRIGRLPEDKRVLR; the protein is encoded by the coding sequence GTGGGGGCTTTTGTGGGGTTGATGCTGGGTATCGGCGTCCTGCTGGTCTGGCAGGGATTCACCCCTGCCCCGAAGAAGGTCCGCACCCACGCCAGGCTGAACCGGATGCGGGAGGAACTGGCCCAGGCCGGGCTCACCGGAATCACCCCGCACGAATTGATCGGGCTCCAGGTGCTGTCCGCGGTGCTGGTCGCCCTGGTCGGGCTGATCCTGACCAGGTCCCTCTCGGTGTCGGTGATCTTCGCCGTGTTCGCTAGCGCCGTTCCCCGCCTGCTGGTCACCAGGCTGCGGCACCGACGGCAGTCCGATCTCCGCGAACTGTGGCCCGAGGTCGTCGACAACCTGACCTCCGGTGTCCGGGCCGGCCTGTCCCTGCCGGAGGCGTTGTCCGCCATCGGTATCCGCGGCCCCGAACCACTCCGCGAGCCCTTCCGTCACTTCGGTACCGACTACCGCACGACCGGCCGGTTCAACGAGAGCCTGGATCGGCTCAAGGTCGCACTGGCCGACCCCGTGGGCGACCGCGTGTGCGAATCCATGCGCGTCGCCCGGGAGGTCGGCGGTACCGATCTCGGTCGCCTGCTCACCACCTTGTCCTCCTTCCTGCGGGACGACGCCCGGACCAGGTCCGAACTCATCGCCCGACAGTCGTGGTCGGTCAACGCAGCTCGGATGGCGGTGTGCGCCCCATGGCTGGTACTCGTCCTCCTGGCCACCCAGCAGGAGACCCTGACCGCCTACGACACCCCCACCGGCACACTCATCCTGGTCATCGGAGCGGTGCTGTCGTTGATCGCCTACCGCCTGATGATCCGCATCGGCCGGCTCCCGGAAGACAAGCGGGTGCTGCGATGA
- the dhaL gene encoding dihydroxyacetone kinase subunit DhaL, with translation MGYDAESSVAAIRALGAEIARRRSELTHLDQEIGDGDHGENLARGFSAVLTKLRTVEPQTPAEVMSLVASTLISTVGGASGPLFGTAFLRASTVLGKATQLDGALVAAALVAARDGVVGRGKAELGDKTMVDALSPAADAATAAAQAGSDVAGVLAAAADAAAVGAAATTPLQARKGRASYLGERSIGHLDPGAQSTAYVLASLAASAAGHPAPAEG, from the coding sequence ATGGGGTACGACGCAGAGTCGTCCGTCGCGGCCATCCGGGCGCTGGGTGCCGAGATCGCCCGCCGCCGCAGTGAACTGACCCATCTCGATCAGGAGATCGGTGACGGCGACCACGGCGAGAACCTGGCGCGTGGATTCTCCGCGGTCCTGACGAAGCTCCGGACCGTCGAGCCGCAGACTCCGGCCGAGGTGATGTCGCTGGTGGCCAGCACGCTGATCTCAACCGTCGGCGGCGCCTCCGGTCCGTTGTTCGGGACCGCCTTCCTCCGCGCGTCCACGGTGCTCGGCAAGGCGACCCAGCTGGACGGCGCCCTGGTGGCGGCGGCCCTGGTGGCGGCCCGCGACGGCGTCGTGGGCCGCGGAAAGGCCGAGCTCGGCGACAAGACCATGGTGGACGCGCTCAGCCCGGCCGCCGATGCGGCCACCGCTGCGGCACAGGCCGGATCCGATGTGGCCGGGGTCCTGGCGGCCGCTGCCGACGCGGCGGCGGTCGGCGCCGCGGCGACCACGCCTCTGCAGGCCCGCAAAGGCCGCGCCTCCTACCTCGGGGAACGGTCGATCGGCCACCTCGATCCGGGGGCGCAGAGCACTGCCTACGTGCTGGCGTCGCTCGCCGCCAGCGCCGCCGGTCACCCTGCGCCGGCGGAGGGCTGA
- the dhaK gene encoding dihydroxyacetone kinase subunit DhaK yields MKKIINDPSTVVDEALDGAAAAHADLLTLHRNPTFVTRADGPIAGKVALVSGGGSGHEPLHVGYVGAGMLDAAVPGAMFTSPTPDQILDATKAVDGGAGVLHIVKNYTGDVLNFEMAAELAAAEGLSVASVVVDDDVAVKDSTWTAGRRGVGGTVLVEKIAGAAAARGDDLASVTAIAQRVIAQVRSMGMALRACTVPHSGEPSFTLAEDEMEIGIGIHGEPGRETRKLAPADEIVAILLDAVIADLPFVSADRTLLFVNGMGGTPEVELYLAYNSARKYLAGKGIEVERSLVGNYITALEMQGMSITLLKLDDEFVELWDAPVHTVALRRGL; encoded by the coding sequence ATGAAGAAGATCATCAATGATCCATCGACGGTGGTGGACGAGGCGCTGGACGGTGCCGCCGCCGCGCACGCCGATCTGCTGACGCTGCACCGCAATCCGACCTTCGTGACGCGGGCCGACGGTCCGATCGCCGGGAAGGTGGCGCTGGTGTCCGGCGGTGGCAGCGGGCACGAACCCCTGCACGTCGGCTACGTCGGCGCCGGCATGCTCGATGCGGCGGTGCCCGGGGCGATGTTCACCTCACCTACCCCCGATCAGATCCTCGACGCCACCAAGGCGGTCGACGGGGGCGCCGGGGTCCTGCACATCGTCAAGAACTACACCGGTGACGTGCTGAACTTCGAGATGGCGGCCGAACTTGCAGCGGCGGAGGGCTTGTCGGTGGCCTCCGTCGTGGTCGACGACGACGTGGCCGTCAAGGACTCGACGTGGACCGCCGGCCGCCGGGGAGTCGGTGGCACGGTCCTGGTGGAGAAGATCGCCGGAGCGGCGGCGGCGCGCGGTGACGACCTGGCCTCGGTGACGGCGATCGCGCAGCGCGTCATCGCGCAGGTCCGGTCGATGGGCATGGCCCTGCGGGCCTGCACGGTCCCGCACTCGGGCGAGCCGTCGTTCACCCTGGCCGAGGACGAGATGGAGATCGGCATCGGCATCCACGGCGAGCCGGGACGGGAGACGCGCAAGCTGGCCCCGGCGGACGAGATCGTGGCGATCCTGCTGGACGCCGTGATCGCGGACCTGCCGTTCGTCTCCGCCGACCGGACCCTGCTGTTCGTCAACGGCATGGGGGGCACACCGGAGGTCGAGCTCTACCTCGCCTACAATTCGGCTCGAAAGTACCTGGCCGGCAAAGGTATCGAGGTGGAGCGGTCGCTGGTCGGCAACTACATCACCGCGTTGGAGATGCAAGGAATGTCCATCACCCTGCTCAAGCTCGACGACGAGTTCGTCGAATTGTGGGACGCGCCGGTACACACCGTCGCCCTTCGAAGAGGACTGTGA